One genomic region from uncultured Subdoligranulum sp. encodes:
- a CDS encoding undecaprenyl-phosphate glucose phosphotransferase, whose protein sequence is MLEKNQRYKNILSGLLDAVLLFAGFLLANYVRFNYVRFFEPGGAGPALDVAQDPRNLLAGTVTSLVLVLVYWVAGIYNNSRMRGLSVRCTRIAIINAGGILGFVFILYLMHLDDYSRVVLGLFYCFSTALVVIKRLIRRWYDRARRRRGLGLRHILLVGGGKSAALYLRALEHNPYYGFTVDGYLSPLEEPGLGVPYFGGYDKLDECLENPGIDEVVVALEADEIQMLPRTFAACDKHGTRITMVPFYSDYLPARPTIDVLDECKLINVRQTPFDNILNAAVKRGLDIVGSLILIVLTSPVMLVTAIGVKLSSPGPVIFRQERVGLNKKPFMMYKFRSMRVNAKQQTGWSTDYDPRKTRFGSLIRKFSLDELPQFFNVLKGDMSLVGPRPEVPFHVEHFKEEIPRYLVRQQVRPGCTGWAQIHGLRGDTDIAERIRYDIWYIENWTVALDIKIIFRTVFGGKMINDEKIQ, encoded by the coding sequence GTGCTGGAAAAGAACCAACGATACAAAAACATACTCAGCGGCCTGCTGGATGCGGTGCTGCTGTTTGCCGGTTTTCTGCTGGCCAACTATGTGCGCTTCAATTATGTCCGCTTCTTTGAGCCGGGCGGCGCCGGGCCGGCACTGGATGTAGCCCAGGATCCCCGCAACCTGCTGGCCGGTACGGTCACCTCACTGGTGCTGGTGCTGGTCTACTGGGTGGCGGGCATCTACAACAATTCCCGGATGCGCGGCCTTTCGGTGCGCTGCACCCGCATAGCCATCATCAATGCGGGCGGCATCCTGGGCTTTGTCTTCATCCTTTATCTGATGCACTTGGACGACTACTCCCGTGTGGTGCTGGGCCTGTTCTACTGCTTCTCCACCGCTCTGGTGGTCATCAAGCGGCTGATCCGCCGCTGGTATGACCGTGCCCGCCGCCGCAGGGGGCTGGGGCTGCGACATATCCTGCTGGTGGGCGGCGGCAAGTCGGCGGCTCTCTACCTGCGGGCACTGGAACACAACCCCTACTATGGTTTCACGGTGGACGGGTATCTCTCGCCTTTGGAGGAGCCGGGGCTGGGGGTGCCCTACTTCGGCGGTTACGACAAGCTGGATGAGTGCCTGGAAAATCCCGGCATTGACGAGGTGGTGGTAGCGCTGGAAGCCGACGAAATCCAGATGCTGCCCCGCACCTTTGCCGCCTGCGACAAGCACGGCACCCGCATCACCATGGTGCCCTTTTACAGTGATTATCTGCCGGCCCGTCCCACCATCGACGTGCTGGACGAATGCAAACTCATCAATGTGCGGCAGACCCCCTTTGACAATATCCTCAACGCCGCCGTCAAGCGCGGACTGGACATTGTGGGCAGCCTGATTCTCATTGTGCTGACCAGCCCCGTGATGCTGGTCACGGCCATCGGCGTCAAGCTGTCCAGCCCCGGGCCGGTGATTTTCCGGCAGGAGCGGGTAGGGCTGAACAAGAAGCCCTTCATGATGTACAAGTTCCGCTCCATGCGGGTGAACGCCAAACAGCAGACCGGCTGGTCCACCGACTACGATCCCCGCAAGACGCGGTTCGGCAGCCTGATCCGCAAGTTCAGCCTGGACGAGCTGCCCCAGTTCTTCAACGTGCTGAAAGGGGATATGTCCCTGGTGGGACCGCGCCCCGAGGTGCCCTTCCATGTGGAGCATTTCAAGGAGGAGATCCCCCGGTATCTGGTGCGGCAGCAGGTCCGCCCCGGCTGCACGGGCTGGGCGCAGATCCACGGCCTGCGGGGGGACACCGACATTGCCGAGCGCATCCGCTATGATATCTGGTACATCGAGAACTGGACCGTGGCGCTGGATATCAAGATCATCTTCCGCACGGTGTTCGGCGGCAAGATGATCAACGACGAAAAAATACAGTGA
- a CDS encoding WYL domain-containing protein, with translation MPRKEGQKRKLLVLLEILARETDEKHPLSVPQLVEKLQEHGIEAERKSVYGDLNTLNSLPDAPYEIVQLRGRGGGYYMTDVLFELAELKLLVDAVYASKFITARKSKTLIDKLGQFTSRYRQAELDRKVLVSGRIKSTDEKILYTVDALHTAITAGEQVQFKYCEWSMEKNMVPRHDGQLYQVSPWVLVWENGNYYLIAYTEGRLKHYRVDKMQNVHQLAGSKREGAAEYAEFDVNTYMQQMFGMFNGPLKKVTLLCENRFAGAMIDRFGTGPILNPCEDGEHFTMTVEIQVSPQFFGWVAGFGTGVVVAGPPEVRAEMKKTLDRLQELYR, from the coding sequence ATGCCACGCAAAGAAGGTCAAAAACGCAAACTGCTTGTCCTTTTGGAGATCCTGGCCCGGGAGACGGACGAAAAGCATCCGTTGAGCGTGCCGCAGCTGGTGGAAAAGCTGCAGGAACACGGCATTGAGGCCGAGCGCAAGAGTGTCTACGGCGATCTGAACACCCTGAACAGCCTGCCCGATGCCCCCTACGAGATCGTGCAGCTGCGCGGCCGCGGCGGCGGCTACTATATGACCGATGTGCTGTTTGAGCTGGCCGAACTCAAACTGCTGGTGGATGCCGTCTACGCCAGCAAGTTCATCACGGCCCGGAAATCCAAGACACTGATCGACAAGCTGGGACAGTTCACCTCGCGCTACCGCCAGGCGGAGCTGGACCGTAAAGTGCTGGTCAGCGGCCGGATCAAGAGTACCGACGAGAAGATCCTCTACACGGTGGACGCGCTGCACACGGCCATCACGGCGGGGGAGCAGGTCCAGTTCAAATATTGCGAGTGGAGCATGGAGAAAAATATGGTGCCGCGCCACGACGGCCAGCTCTACCAGGTCAGTCCCTGGGTGCTGGTGTGGGAGAACGGCAACTACTATCTCATCGCCTACACCGAGGGCCGCCTCAAGCACTACCGGGTGGACAAGATGCAGAATGTGCATCAGCTGGCCGGCAGCAAGCGGGAAGGTGCCGCCGAGTACGCCGAGTTTGATGTGAACACCTACATGCAGCAGATGTTCGGCATGTTCAACGGCCCGCTGAAAAAGGTGACGCTGCTGTGTGAAAACCGGTTTGCCGGGGCGATGATCGACCGCTTCGGCACCGGGCCGATCCTCAATCCCTGCGAGGACGGGGAACACTTTACCATGACGGTGGAAATCCAGGTCAGCCCCCAGTTCTTCGGCTGGGTGGCGGGCTTTGGCACCGGCGTGGTGGTGGCGGGGCCGCCGGAGGTCCGCGCCGAGATGAAAAAGACGCTGGATCGGCTGCAGGAGCTCTATCGCTGA